One segment of Candidatus Nitrospira nitrosa DNA contains the following:
- a CDS encoding aldo/keto reductase, whose translation MSNRLTNGTNKATAALDPDRKSVEIRLVSEPVAGMERVGFGLSKLMRLPSGAERQRLLDTVYDQGIRHFDVARMYGLGASEKELGKLLRSKRTQVTVATKFGIEPTLATRYLSSLQAPVRWLFTKLPGLKASATGTHQPLYRPKRFTPDSLRASLDMSLRQLGTDYVDILFLHEPMPGDYIADELSDSLKDLQTQGKIRRFGMSSTANSLMSLIRQHPALTAVLQFDNDATGRQINRLPLPPHSRLFTFAPFATALPVVQSRCEQVPSVVDNVAESTGVDLRSHQEQVRLLLSYAFHANPRGTVVFASTNIHHIAAVAKHVRSELIGEDRVRLILEELGLLHIDAGVRVGGS comes from the coding sequence GTGTCGAATCGGTTGACGAATGGAACGAACAAGGCCACTGCGGCTCTCGATCCGGATCGGAAATCGGTCGAAATCAGGCTCGTCAGTGAGCCAGTGGCTGGAATGGAACGTGTGGGCTTTGGTCTGTCGAAGCTGATGCGTCTCCCTTCTGGTGCGGAGCGGCAGCGACTCTTGGATACCGTCTATGATCAAGGAATCCGCCATTTCGACGTGGCTCGAATGTATGGGCTCGGTGCGAGTGAGAAAGAGCTTGGCAAGCTTCTACGATCAAAACGAACGCAGGTGACTGTCGCCACTAAATTCGGGATTGAACCCACGCTGGCGACTCGTTATCTGTCGTCTCTTCAGGCACCCGTCCGTTGGCTCTTCACAAAGCTCCCTGGTTTGAAAGCTTCCGCAACCGGGACGCATCAGCCGTTGTATCGTCCCAAGCGGTTCACCCCGGACTCCCTTCGAGCGAGTCTGGACATGAGCCTTCGACAACTTGGCACGGACTATGTCGATATCCTGTTTTTACATGAGCCGATGCCGGGTGACTACATTGCCGATGAACTGAGCGACAGTCTCAAAGATCTTCAGACGCAGGGAAAAATCCGCAGATTCGGGATGTCGTCGACGGCGAACAGCCTCATGTCTCTGATCCGACAACATCCTGCTCTGACTGCTGTGCTGCAATTTGATAACGATGCGACCGGTCGCCAAATCAATCGACTTCCTCTTCCGCCGCATTCACGTCTCTTCACCTTCGCGCCGTTTGCGACGGCCCTTCCTGTGGTCCAATCGAGATGTGAACAGGTACCTTCCGTGGTCGACAACGTCGCTGAGAGCACTGGTGTTGATCTTCGGTCGCATCAAGAGCAGGTTCGACTCCTGCTTAGCTACGCTTTCCATGCCAATCCACGAGGGACGGTGGTCTTTGCGTCCACGAATATTCATCACATCGCCGCAGTAGCGAAGCATGTTCGGAGTGAATTGATCGGAGAGGATAGGGTCCGGCTCATTCTTGAGGAACTCGGACTGCTGCACATCGACGCCGGCGTTCGGGTAGGCGGCTCATGA
- a CDS encoding CatB-related O-acetyltransferase, which yields MDDPRSIPWRKNVERQDISPRDSPALWRLVKAKLKGLRTWFLRMMWYPDARTGKGFHVGRGVYIEAGFVAGDYVYIGPYSVLSPQVHIGHYSSLSAYVAIVGRDHHCEEPGIPIVFSGRPPSCVTRIGADVLVGHGAILIRGVTIGNGAIVGAGAVVTTDVPPYAIVGGVPARVLRYRFDERQQAIHEAMLAEPTKQGAYPGPPR from the coding sequence TTGGATGATCCACGTTCCATTCCGTGGCGCAAGAACGTGGAGAGACAAGACATCTCCCCCCGTGATTCGCCGGCGCTATGGCGGCTTGTCAAAGCGAAACTCAAGGGGCTTCGTACCTGGTTCCTGAGGATGATGTGGTATCCGGATGCTCGAACCGGCAAGGGATTTCATGTCGGTAGAGGCGTGTATATTGAGGCAGGGTTCGTTGCGGGAGACTACGTCTACATCGGTCCGTATAGTGTGCTGTCGCCGCAGGTTCACATCGGACATTACTCGTCCTTATCGGCTTATGTCGCGATCGTTGGACGCGATCACCACTGTGAAGAGCCGGGTATTCCGATCGTGTTTTCCGGTCGCCCTCCGTCTTGTGTGACCCGAATTGGTGCGGATGTCCTTGTGGGGCATGGGGCCATCCTCATACGAGGCGTGACGATCGGCAACGGGGCGATCGTCGGTGCCGGCGCCGTTGTGACCACGGATGTCCCTCCGTACGCGATCGTCGGCGGTGTTCCGGCCAGAGTTCTGCGCTATCGGTTCGATGAGCGGCAACAAGCGATTCATGAAGCCATGTTGGCGGAACCGACGAAGCAAGGGGCGTATCCAGGCCCGCCCAGATAA
- a CDS encoding FAD-dependent oxidoreductase: MITDLLHGGGRQTRMADVCVIGAGTAGLALVRELLSSGHTVVVLESGGITVEEDTQQLYDCTVVGLPHRGYLHGRFRTLGGTSTRWGGQLLPLTALDIDHREWIGAVAWPVTYAELQDYYQRVEQLFGVDGDPYEPEALNRWPIHGTDFDANQFTARYAKWPPFVRRNLARVVGKDCAESTLVEVVLHANVTEISLSDDGTKVVQVRARTLDGAAIDVKAKHFVVATGTLETIRLLLASRGVVPGGIGNHSGHLGKNFQDHLSLRGAELFPRSIRSLENKFAPFFIDGTMRTARLELSANMQRDRKLLSCFGQVLFETPDDSGFAELRDGLRRLQARRNPWPSVKGWTNILRDIPNMCRLGAVRVLKQRVAYPDNARFHLQVDVEQCPNSESTVSLGHECDALGMPMLRLDWRIKRLEKRTMQEYVRRFRLEWERLDLGDARWNEKLFEEGDRWLEDVIDVYHQTGGTSMSEHPSGGVADPQLRVHGIANLFLASCSVFPSAGSANPTFTLLALTVRLADHLRAVLAADASPLHVNTSQDIECPTTA, from the coding sequence ATGATTACGGATCTTCTTCACGGAGGCGGTCGCCAGACACGCATGGCGGACGTCTGTGTGATCGGCGCTGGGACGGCCGGCCTGGCGCTTGTTCGTGAGTTGCTCAGCAGCGGTCATACGGTCGTGGTATTGGAATCCGGAGGGATCACCGTCGAAGAGGATACGCAGCAGCTCTATGACTGTACGGTTGTCGGCTTACCGCATCGCGGATACCTTCACGGCCGCTTTAGAACGCTTGGAGGGACTTCTACGCGCTGGGGGGGGCAACTGTTGCCGTTAACGGCACTCGATATCGACCATCGGGAATGGATTGGTGCGGTCGCATGGCCTGTCACGTATGCCGAGCTACAAGATTATTACCAGCGGGTTGAACAGTTGTTCGGCGTCGATGGGGATCCGTACGAGCCTGAAGCGCTGAATCGATGGCCGATCCATGGAACGGATTTTGATGCGAATCAATTCACCGCCCGTTATGCCAAATGGCCTCCATTTGTCAGGCGAAACCTGGCTCGTGTTGTCGGGAAGGACTGTGCGGAATCAACCTTGGTGGAGGTGGTCCTTCACGCGAACGTGACGGAGATTTCTCTCAGTGATGATGGTACCAAGGTGGTCCAAGTCCGAGCCCGTACGCTGGATGGGGCTGCGATCGACGTCAAGGCGAAACACTTTGTCGTGGCGACAGGGACCTTGGAGACGATACGACTCTTGTTGGCATCCAGAGGCGTGGTTCCAGGCGGCATTGGAAACCATTCCGGCCATCTTGGGAAGAACTTTCAGGATCATCTCTCTCTTCGTGGGGCGGAGCTCTTTCCTCGATCGATACGCAGCCTTGAGAACAAATTTGCTCCGTTCTTCATCGACGGGACGATGCGCACGGCACGGCTTGAACTGAGTGCGAACATGCAGCGGGATCGGAAGCTTCTGAGTTGTTTCGGCCAGGTGTTGTTCGAGACCCCTGATGATTCAGGGTTTGCCGAGCTTCGTGATGGATTGCGCCGTTTGCAGGCTCGGCGCAATCCTTGGCCGAGCGTCAAAGGATGGACCAATATCCTGAGGGATATCCCCAATATGTGCCGACTCGGGGCGGTCAGAGTGCTGAAACAACGAGTCGCCTACCCAGACAATGCACGGTTTCACCTTCAAGTGGATGTGGAGCAATGTCCCAACTCTGAGAGTACGGTGAGCTTGGGTCACGAATGCGATGCATTGGGGATGCCGATGCTGAGGCTTGATTGGCGAATCAAGCGTCTTGAGAAGCGGACCATGCAGGAATATGTCCGCCGGTTTCGCCTTGAATGGGAGCGACTGGATCTTGGCGATGCACGATGGAATGAGAAGCTGTTCGAAGAAGGCGATCGGTGGCTGGAAGATGTGATCGATGTCTACCATCAAACCGGCGGAACTTCGATGAGCGAACATCCGAGCGGCGGTGTGGCCGATCCGCAACTACGTGTTCACGGCATTGCCAACTTGTTTCTCGCGAGTTGCTCCGTTTTTCCCTCTGCCGGAAGTGCCAACCCCACGTTCACGCTGTTGGCATTAACGGTTCGCTTGGCTGATCATCTTCGGGCGGTACTGGCTGCCGACGCAAGCCCGTTGCATGTGAATACGTCACAGGATATCGAATGTCCGACTACTGCGTAA
- a CDS encoding LbetaH domain-containing protein has translation MSQPCAMEGADLSECSIPHSRANQALRILWQAVWLLAYRPSPTIFHAWRRFLLRLFGAKISRRAYPYPSVRVWGPWNLVMDDMSCLGPDVNCYCVDKVVLCAGATVSQYSFLCTASHDYRLPNRPMTTAPITIGHRAWVAADAFIGPGVSIGEGAIVGARASVFRDVDPWTVVGGNPARVIRTYQPEPGK, from the coding sequence ATGTCACAACCATGCGCTATGGAAGGCGCGGATCTTTCGGAGTGTTCGATCCCGCACTCCCGCGCAAATCAAGCGCTGCGAATTCTGTGGCAAGCTGTGTGGCTACTGGCCTATCGGCCAAGCCCGACGATCTTTCATGCATGGAGACGATTTCTGCTCCGTCTGTTCGGCGCGAAGATTTCACGACGCGCCTATCCCTATCCCTCGGTGAGGGTGTGGGGGCCCTGGAATTTGGTCATGGATGACATGAGTTGCTTGGGGCCGGATGTGAATTGCTATTGCGTGGACAAAGTCGTGCTCTGTGCCGGAGCAACGGTGAGCCAGTACAGCTTTTTGTGTACGGCCAGTCATGACTACCGACTGCCCAACAGGCCGATGACGACGGCACCCATTACCATTGGGCATCGTGCCTGGGTGGCGGCGGATGCCTTTATCGGCCCCGGCGTGAGCATTGGGGAGGGAGCTATTGTGGGTGCGCGTGCCAGTGTGTTTCGTGATGTAGATCCCTGGACCGTTGTGGGTGGGAACCCAGCTCGAGTGATTCGAACATATCAGCCTGAGCCTGGGAAATAG